The nucleotide sequence GGTAGGAGGTGGCTAATATGGACCTGAGAGCATTTCTGGCTCAGCACTGTCAGGGAGATTTACTGCCCTGGTCAGCCCAGGTAGAGGCTGCCGAGCGTTTTCAATTAACCCTGGCCCAGGTGGAAGAAGCGGCGCTGGAAGCTGGTTTTCTGCCGGCCCGCTATCAACGTAACCGGCAGACCATTTCCCTGGCCGACCAGCTGACCTTGTTACGCAGCACGGTAGCTGTAATTGGATGCGGGGGCTTAGGGGGCTATATTCTGGAAGAGCTGGCCCGCCTGGGGGTGGGACGGATCTATGCTATTGATCCCGATGGGTTTGAGGAACACAATCTCAATCGCCAGTTGCTGTCTACCCCGGCTGACCTGGGGCGACCCAAAGTCATGGTAGCGGCGGAAAGATTGGCCCGCATTAACCCGGCTGTAACGGTTGTGCCGCAGCAAAAAGCCTTTTCCCAGGCCAATGGCAGGGAACTGCTGGCAGGGGCCCAGGTAGTAGTAGATGCCCTGGACAATATTGATACTCGCCTGGAACTGGCGGCAGTCTGCCGGGAGTTGCAGTTACCCCTGGTTCACGGGGCAATTGGCGGCTGGTTTGGCCAGGTAACTACCCAGTTTCCCGGGGAGGAAACCGTAGAACGCATTTACCGGCG is from Carboxydocella sporoproducens DSM 16521 and encodes:
- a CDS encoding HesA/MoeB/ThiF family protein, encoding MDLRAFLAQHCQGDLLPWSAQVEAAERFQLTLAQVEEAALEAGFLPARYQRNRQTISLADQLTLLRSTVAVIGCGGLGGYILEELARLGVGRIYAIDPDGFEEHNLNRQLLSTPADLGRPKVMVAAERLARINPAVTVVPQQKAFSQANGRELLAGAQVVVDALDNIDTRLELAAVCRELQLPLVHGAIGGWFGQVTTQFPGEETVERIYRRRAESKGVEKKLGNPAFTPAVVASLEVAEVAKILLRTGESLSQRLLTINLLTMEMEIIEI